In Haematobia irritans isolate KBUSLIRL chromosome 1, ASM5000362v1, whole genome shotgun sequence, a genomic segment contains:
- the Sec15 gene encoding exocyst complex component Sec15, which yields MSKVTVQDIEAVDDYWGPTFRSILEGDNKDIISDQLEQRIRSHDKEIERICNLSYQGFIDSIQELLQVRTQANQLASEVQTLDKSLQQISATLIQQGNELVKARQIESNLASAIEALKECLPALECYIKFCQQASNKQYYQSLRTLETLEMQHLPKLQSYKFVIQMRHAIPVIKENIRRSSEADFREFLENIRRFSPKIGKEAIEHTKKLQKRDINTIIEDHKKALSNRDNAGDDDNLSAQDLIDFSPIYRCLHIYTVLGQREYFEKDYRQQRRDQSKLVLQPPPGMHDNLDAYKLYICAIVGFFVVEDHVKNTAGDVVTTSYLEELWSTSLTKFVNEISMSSSSCTDPNILLRIKNLIMLSINTFKCYGYTVNVLWELLQNMRDHYNEVLLQRWVHVFRDILDKEQFLPMVVENQEEYEAIIERFPFHSEQLENAPFPKKFPFSRMVPEVYHQAKEFMYACMKFAEDLTLSPNEVAAMVRKAANLLLTRSFSGCLSVVFRNPSVALPQLIQIIIDTQYLEKASPFLDEFVCHMTNTSSVTQSPSAMFHVARQDAEKQVGIRICSKIDEFFELSEYDWLLVEPPGKASAFITDMISYLSNTIESFASKLPNIAQTACHRTCEHIAQKIWSVLFDDEVKQISNGALHQINLDLLQCEFFAAKDPVAGLKEGELSKYYLKCRQLLDLLTMEEWSKYLHDYGTKEDRYNLVHPQSIIVILEKIREADKKNMFSGLRKNDKKKLLETVLKQLKHLAERQN from the exons ATGTCAAAGGTCACGGTCCAGGATATAGAAGCCGTTGATGATTATTGGGGTCCTACTTTCCGTTCGATATTAGAAG GTGACAATAAGGACATTATATCAGATCAATTGGAGCAACGCATACGTAGCCATGATAAAGAAATCGAACGTATATGTAATCTATCGTACCAGGGATTCATTGATTCCATACAAGAGCTACTGCAGGTCAGAACACAAGCCAATCAATTGGCCAGTGAGGTACAAACATTGGACAAATCATTGCAACAAATCAGTGCCACACTTATACAGCAGGGCAACGAACTAGTAAAAGCTCGACAAATTGAATCGAATTTGGCCTCAGCCATAGAGGCTTTAAAGGAGTGCCTACCCGCTTTGGAatgctatataaagttttgccagCAAGCATCCAATAAACAATATTATCAATCTCTACGAACTCTGGAAACATTGGAGATGCAACACTTGCCCAAATTACAAAGCTATAAATTTGTGATACAAATGCGTCATGCCATTCCAGTGATTAAGGAGAATATACGGCGTTCCTCAGAGGCAGATTTTCGTGAATTTCTTGAAAATATACGAAGATTCTCACCCAAAATAGGCAAAGAAGCTATAGAGCATACCAAAAAGTTGCAAAAGCGTGATATCAACACTATCATAGAGGATCACAAGAAAGCTTTAAGCAATCGTGATAATGCGGGCGATGATGATAATTTAAGTGCTCAAGATTTAATAGATTTCTCACCAATTTATCGTTGTCTTCATATCTACACTGTATTGGGACAGAGAGAATATTTCGAGAAGGACTATCGCCAACAACGTAGGGATCAATCGAAGCTGGTATTACAACCACCACCAGGAATGCATGATAATTTGGATGCTTATAAATTGTATATATGTGCTATTGTTGGATTCTTTGTGGTAGAAGATCATGTTAAGAATACAGCTGGGGATGTGGTTACAACAAGCTATCTGGAGGAATTATGGTCTACTTCactaacaaaatttgtcaatgaAATCAGTATGAGTTCGTCCTCATGCAcagatcccaatattttattgagAATTAAAAATCTCATAATGCTCtctataaatacatttaaatgttATGGCTATACAGTGAATGTCTTATGGGAGTTGCTACAAAATATGAGAGACCATTATAATGAA GTTCTACTCCAACGTTGGGTCCATGTTTTCCGTGATATATTGGATAAGGAACAATTTCTTCCTATGGTTGTGGAAAATCAAGAGGAATATGAGGCCATCATTGAACGTTTTCCTTTCCACTCAGAGCAATTGGAAAATGCaccgtttcccaaaaaatttccattttctcgCATGGTTCCCGAAGTCTATCATCAAGCCAAAGAATTTATGTATGCCTGTATGAAGTTTGCCGAAGATTTAACGCTGTCACCCAATGAGGTGGCTGCTATGGTACGTAAGGCGGCAAATTTGTTGCTTACAAGGAGTTTTAGTGGCTGCCTTTCAGTGGTATTCCGTAATCCCAGTGTGGCTTTGCCCCAATTAATACAGATTATAATCGATACACAATACCTGGAGAAAGCCAGTCCATTTTTGGATGAATTTGTTTGTCACATGACCAATACCTCGAGTGTAACACAATCACCGTCGGCCATGTTCCATGTGGCCCGTCAAGATGCCGAGAAACAGGTGGGCATACGTATATGCTCTAAAATAGATGAATTCTTTGAGCTATCCGAATATGATTGGTTACTGGTAGAACCACCGGGCAAAGCTTCCGCATTCATCACTGACATGATTTCATACCTATCCAatacaatagaaagttttgcttccAAACTTCCCAACATAGCCCAGACAGCTTGTCATCGGACTTGTGAACATATTGCACAAAAAATTTGGTCTGTACTTTTCGATGATGAGGTGAAGCAAATCTCCAATGGGGCTTTACATCAAATCAATTTGGATCTTTTACAATGTGAATTTTTTGCTGCTAAAGATCCTGTGGCCGGTTTGAAAGAAGGTGAATTAtccaaatattatttgaaaTGTCGTCAATTACTGGATTTACTTACCATGGAGGAATGGTCTAAATATTTACATGATTATGGTACAAAAGAGGATCGATATAATCTGGTTCATCCGCAATCGATTATCGTTATATTGGAAAAGATACGGGAAGCTGATAAAAAGAATATGTTTTCGGGTTTGCGGAAGAACGATAAGAAAAAACTATTGGAAACGGTATTGAAACAACTGAAACATCTAGCCGAAAGGCAGAATTGA
- the LOC142220367 gene encoding protein FAM98A yields the protein MESELDVIDSLNALSYQGTCLQNDELSRALEGGTRSPEFREVVAWLAQELHILRKTDESVSKDCDDPSEFAMELSAMLKELGCPYSCFVTGALSDRFETKEDRLQLLDYMITELMTSKMVLKLKPVDQAYVIPKTETNTAKALQQLTKDLGLGKPPENISPKAFFDKLNFKLEEVLRSMKPGVVSDPLFRNTKSLTEEQWAKLEKIHGDLDQEYNLRRQMLITRLEVTIQSFQWSDKMKSREKEISDQFQKKLMELESYKYGGIETDIVALLAARADLAIIEKTSSATVRKNTGSKIHKHVIGKVPDRGGRAHEHAPPPPEMPSWQQQRSSGPQGGGGNFRGGRGGGGGGGRGGNSGGGGGRGGNSGGGGGAGHWQQFNAQPQAQRQPHNSHNQQQNYQSQPQQQQNWVQGSGRVQGSGWSQGGDRGDNYQRGDNYQRGGGGGHRGGHSNYNRGGRR from the coding sequence ATGGAGTCTGAGTTGGATGTCATTGACTCGCTCAATGCCTTATCGTACCAAGGAACATGCCTGCAAAATGATGAACTATCACGAGCTCTTGAGGGTGGTACTCGAAGCCCCGAATTTCGTGAAGTTGTCGCTTGGTTAGCACAAGAATTGCACATTCTAAGGAAGACAGATGAATCGGTGAGCAAAGACTGTGATGATCCTAGTGAATTTGCCATGGAACTTTCGGCCATGTTAAAAGAGTTGGGATGTCCATATAGCTGTTTTGTTACCGGAGCCTTATCGGATCGCTTTGAAACAAAGGAGGACAGATTGCAGTTGTTGGATTACATGATTACTGAATTGATGACTTCtaaaatggtattaaaattGAAACCCGTTGATCAGGCCTATGTAATACCAAAAACCGAAACTAATACGGCAAAAGCTCTGCAGCAATTAACAAAAGATTTAGGTTTGGGAAAACCACCAGAGAATATCTCTCCAAAAGCTTTCTttgataaattgaattttaagctgGAAGAGGTATTGAGAAGTATGAAACCCGGAGTGGTAAGTGATCCTTTGTTTAGGAATACCAAATCGTTAACAGAGGAACAATGGGCCAAACTGGAGAAAATCCATGGTGATTTAGATCAAGAATACAATTTGAGGCGACAAATGTTGATAACACGTTTAGAGGTCACCATACAAAGTTTTCAATGGTCGGATAAAATGAAATCACGGGAGAAGGAAATATCCGATCAATTCCAAAAGAAACTAATGGAACTGGAATCTTATAAATATGGAGGCATAGAGACTGATATTGTGGCCTTGTTGGCTGCCCGGGCTGATTTGGCCATTATTGAGAAGACCAGTTCGGCCACGGTGCGTAAAAATACAGGGTCCAAAATACACAAACATGTTATTGGAAAAGTCCCAGATAGAGGTGGAAGGGCCCATGAACATGCTCCACCACCACCCGAAATGCCTTCATGGCAACAACAGAGATCTTCGGGTCCTCAAGGAGGCGGTGGCAACTTCCGTGGTGGACGAGGAGGCGGAGGTGGTGGTGGAAGAGGAGGCAACAGCGGTGGTGGCGGTGGAAGAGGAGGCAACagcggtggtggtggtggggcCGGCCATTGGCAACAATTCAATGCCCAACCTCAAGCTCAAAGACAACCACACAATTCGCACaaccaacaacaaaattatcaatcacagccacaacaacaacagaattgGGTACAAGGCAGCGGTCGGGTCCAGGGTTCTGGTTGGTCACAAGGTGGTGATCGTGGAGATAACTATCAAAGAGGTGATAATTATCAAAGAGGAGGTGGCGGTGGTCATAGAGGAGGTCACTCAAACTATAATCGTGGAGGACGACGTTAG
- the Tbc1d22 gene encoding TBC1 domain family member 22 encodes MDNNAGNSKTTTATTNLGNTSSSSSSSLQTTTSAFPVKQEQPHLSLAKTGTTTGPSFWKNSNRIVPGVPKRDSNQALTGGVIAAGQGGGMMATFRDYQKSVSDAWDTGDDEFCIISNATQQHQQQQGRVAEDSNLVKQTSDPRISRQVSQTLAQNVIEIHKTSTMANNSGGGGGGALTSSTGNMNMCNNNANSETIRNPLETNTKSHETPSSKPLSKDAKNDMDDMRPRIRHIQALPGRPQLQKFTSNTQDSEYETKIEKFQVLLDSPLLDLVALKKLSWSGIPRKMRAISWRLLSKYLPPSGERRNGVLESKRQNYQDLRQNYFRVDSPDESQQDTYRQIHIDVPRMNPQISLFQQKLVQEMFERILFIWSIRHPASGYVQGINDLVTPFFIVFLQENLPPGTDIEKFDMGSLSEDIRDAIEADAFWCLSKFLDCIQDNYIFAQLGIQEKVNQLKDLIQRIDGNLHRHLQQHGVDYLQFSFRWMNNLLTRELPLHCTIRLWDTYLAESDGFALFHLYVCAAFLLHWKEQLMQQIDFQGLLLLLQNLPTHNWSDRQINVLVAEAFRLKFTYADAPKHLEAKSS; translated from the exons ATGGACAATAATGCAGGCaactcaaaaacaacaacagcaacaacaaatctAGGAaacacatcatcatcatcatcatcgtcattacAAACTACAACATCTGCATTCCCCGTAAAACAGGAACAGCCTCATTTATCCTTGGCAAAAACAGGCACCACTACAGGCccatcattttggaaaaatagcaATCGCATTGTACCCGGTGTCCCTAAGAGAGACTCGAATCAAGCTCTAACCGGAGGTGTAATAGCAGCTGGTCAAGGTGGCGGCATGATGGCAACTTTTCGCGACTATCAAAAGTCTGTGAGTGATGCTTGGGACACAGGAGATGACGAATTTTGCATAATATCGAATGCCACGCAACAACACCAACAGCAACAGGGGAGGGTGGCGGAGGATTCAAATCTAGTAAAACAAACGTCAG ATCCCAGAATATCGAGGCAAGTTTCTCAAACGTtggctcaaaatgttattgaaattcATAAGACATCGACAATGGCGAATAacagtggtggtggtggtggcggcgCATTAACATCTTCCACCGGTAATATGAATATGTGCAATAACAATGCAAACAGTGAGACCATAAGAAACCCATTGgaaacaaatacaaaatcccATGAAACCCCATCATCGAAACCATTATCAAAAGATGCGAAAAACGATATGGATGATATGAG GCCACGTATACGCCATATTCAAGCTTTACCAGGAAGGCCACAGCTGCAAAAATTTACCTCGAACACTCAAGACTCTGAATATGAgactaaaattgaaaagttccaAGTTTTATTGGATTCACCGCTATTGGATTTAGTAGCTTTAAAGAAACTAAGTTGGTCTGGAATTCCTAGAAAG atgCGTGCCATAAGTTGGCGTTTATTATCGAAATATTTGCCACCCTCGGGCGAAAGACGTAATGGTGTTTTGGAAAGTAAAAGACAGAATTATCAAGACTTACGACAAAATTACTTTAGAGTTGATAGTCCAGATGAATCACAACAGGATACATACAGACAA ATCCATATTGATGTGCCACGTATGAATCCTCAAATCTCGCTCTTCCAACAAAAATTGGTGCAAGAAATGTTTGaacgtattttatttatatggtccATACGCCATCCAGCATCGGGTTATGTTCAAGGCATTAATGATTTGGTGACGccattttttattgtatttttacaagaaaatttacctccag GTActgatatagaaaagtttgatatGGGTTCATTATCCGAAGATATTCGTGATGCCATTGAGGCCGATGCATTTTGGTGTTTATCGAAATTTCTTGATTGCATACAAGATAATTATATATTTGCTCAATTGGGTATACAAGAAAAGGTGAATCAATTAAAGGATTTAATTCAAAGAATAGATG GTAATCTTCATCGTCATTTACAACAACATGGTGTGgattatttacaattttcatttcGTTGGATGAATAATCTATTAACTCGTGAATTGCCTCTGCATTGCACAATACGTCTATGGGATACCTATTTGGCGGAATCCGATGGTTTTGCCTTATTTCACCTATACGTTTGTGCTGCCTTTTTGTTGCATTGGAAGGAACAGCTAATGCAACAAATAGATTTTCAG GGACTATTGCTATTGCTACAAAATCTGCCTACACACAATTGGTCTGATCGTCAAATTAATGTTCTAGTTGCTGAAGCTTTTCGTCTAAAATTTACCTATGCCGATGCTCCAAAACATTTGGAAGCCAAAAGTAGTTGA